The Setaria italica strain Yugu1 chromosome IX, Setaria_italica_v2.0, whole genome shotgun sequence genome has a window encoding:
- the LOC111255946 gene encoding uncharacterized protein LOC111255946, translating into MVDLVPIGPRSILMAYGYFALEVFHSTTAAGDEGSGSVGDPIIVEWDVCGEADDKEPEEYTQTICAGPGRMLEITYLVIPNAIEANVEVRLKLKDLDYRSRVVYGKIKASTADNGNKSVHLFSCERGRSWSAPSGSPWILPLSPSVTALPYRRQLELHLEVDLTVIAISISGNQEEEEETNLKVTGLKFTHRVGNQEREVNGDQVEVNITWSTIFS; encoded by the coding sequence ATGGTCGATTTGGTCCCCATTGGACCCCGTAGTATTCTCATGGCTTACGGCTACTTCGCCTTGGAGGTTTTCCATTCCACTACTGCAGCCGGCGATGAGGGGTCTGGAAGCGTTGGTGATCCCATCATAGTGGAATGGGATGTTTGTGGTGAAGCTGATGACAAAGAACCTGAGGAATACACACAAACCATCTGTGCAGGCCCTGGCCGCATGTTGGAGATCacatacttggtgatacccaaCGCCATTGAGGCCAATGTTGAGGTCAGGTTGAAGCTCAAGGACCTCGATTATAGAAGCCGCGTCGTGTATGGTAAGATCAAGGCGAGCACCGCTGACAATGGGAACAAAAGCGTCCACCTCTTCAGCTGTGAACGAGGGAGGAGCTGGTCCGCTCCCTCTGGCTCCCCGTGGATCCTTCCGTTGAGTCCGTCTGTGACTGCGTTGCCATATCGTCGGCAGCTCGAACTCCACTTAGAGGTGGACCTCACAGTAATCGCAATCTCAATCTCTGGCAaccaagaagaagaggaggaaacgAATTTGAAAGTCACTGGTTTAAAATTCACTCATAGAGTTGGGAATCAAGAAAGAGAAGTCAATGGAGATCAAGTTGAAGTGAACATCACCTGGAGCACAATATTTTCATAG
- the LOC101779325 gene encoding embryonic stem cell-specific 5-hydroxymethylcytosine-binding protein, giving the protein MCGRARCTLSAAQAARAFGFPTTTAAAAGSGGGAGDAPAVRTLDLDRFRPSYNVSPGAYLPVGTVRAQPAAGSDGGRGGDGAEPVIQCMKWGLVPSFTGKTEKPDHFRMFNARSESVKEKASFRRLIPKNRCLVAVEGFYEWKKDGSKKQPYYIHFQDHRPLVFAALYDTWTNSEGEVIHTFTILTTRASTSLKWLHDRMPVILGDNDSVNVWLNDASVKLEEITSPYEGADLVWYPVTSAMGKTSFDGPECIKELHMGPSEKPISKFFTKKSTAHDQSVKPEKTTLEFAETHSSRASKVECDESVQNQPEDVNQQHGEERTTSSTVKDEPVSLGPQVIGKPQSIKDEDTMTSTGITIEKQDDFGIKRKIEDTEVKAEMMENSVWSCSRPTTTKKGKGAKAAPDGQASLLSYFARK; this is encoded by the exons ATGTGCGGCAGGGCCCGGTGCACCCTCAGCGCGGCGCAAGCCGCCAGGGCCTTCGGcttccccaccaccaccgccgctgccgctggttccggcggcggtgcaggggaTGCCCCCGCCGTGCGGACGCTCGACCTGGACCG GTTCCGGCCGTCGTACAACGTGTCCCCGGGGGCTTACCTGCCGGTGGGCACCGTGCGGGCgcagccggcggccggcagcgacGGAGGACGAGGAGGTGACGGGGCGGAGCCGGTGATTCAATGCATGAAGTGGGGGCTGGTGCCCAGCTTCACCGGCAAGACTGAGAAGCCCGACCATTTCAGGATG TTCAATGCCAGATCAGAGTCTGTAAAAGAAAAGGCTTCATTCCGGCGATTAATCCCAAAGAATAGGTGCCTTGTTGCAGTAGAAGG GTTCTATGAGTGGAAAAAGGATGGATCAAAAAAGCAGCCGTACTACATACATTTTCAAGATCATAGGCCTCTTGTCTTTGCGGCCCTATATGACACATGGACAAATTCAGAAG GAGAGGTCATCCATACATTTACTATTTTGACTACTCGTGCCTCAACTTCTCTAAAATGGCTTCATG ATAGAATGCCTGTGATCTTAGGCGATAATGACTCTGTTAATGTTTGGTTAAATGATGCTTCTGTAAAGCTTGAAGAAATTACTTCACCTTATGAAGGAGCTGATCTT GTTTGGTATCCAGTGACGTCAGCAATGGGTAAAACATCTTTTGATGGTCCTGAGTGCATcaaagag CTGCATATGGGACCAAGTGAAAAGCCTATTTCAAAATTTTTCACCAAGAAATCTACTGCCCACGATCAATCAGTGAAACCTGAGAAAACAACTTTGGAGTTTGCAGAAACACATTCTTCCAGAGCTTCAAAGGTGGAATGCGATGAATCAGTACAAAATCAACCAGAGGATGTCAATCAACAACATGGAGAGGAGCGAACTACTTCTAGTACTGTCAAAGATGAACCTGTCAGCTTGGGACCCCAAGTTATTGGAAAACCTCAGAGCATTAAGGATGAAGATACTATGACATCAACCGGTATTACTATCGAGAAACAAGATGATTTTGGGATCAAGAGAAAGATCGAGGACACTGAAGTTAAAGCAGAGATGATGGAGAATAGTGTCTGGTCGTGCTCACGGCCTACAACTACAAAGAAGGGTAAAGGCGCAAAAGCTGCTCCAGATGGCCAGGCATCTCTGCTTTCGTATTTTGCAAGGAAGTAG
- the LOC101778915 gene encoding inositol hexakisphosphate and diphosphoinositol-pentakisphosphate kinase VIP2 isoform X2 translates to MVVMEGNGGAGKITIGVCVMEKKVFSSPMEQILERLRAFGEFEIIIFGDKVILDDPIEIWPNCDCLIAFYSSGFPLQKVQAYAALRRPFLVNELEPQYLLHDRRKVYEHLEKYGIPVPNYALVNREYPYQELDYFIEQEDFVEVHGKRFLKPFVEKPVNGDDHRIMIYYPSSAGGGMKELFRKVGNRSSEFHPDVRRVRREGSYIYEEFMPTGGTDVKVYTVGPGYAHAEARKSPVVDGVVMRNPDGKEVRYPVLLTPMEKQMARDVCSAFKQMVCGFDLLRSDGRSYVCDVNGWSFVKNSYKYYDDAACILRKIFLDAKAPHLSSTIPPTLPWKSEPVQPTEGLTRQGSGIIGTFGQSEELRCVIVVIRHGDRTPKQKVKLKVTEEKLLNLMLKYNGGKPRAETKLKSAIQLQDLLDATRQLVPPTRSGRESDSDAEDIEHVEKLRQVKAVLEEGGHFSGIYRKVQLKPLKWIKVPKRNGDGQEERPIEALMILKYGGVLTHAGRKQAEELGRFFRNNIYPGEGTGLLRLHSTYRHDLKIYSSDEGRVQMSAAAFAKGLLDLEGQLTPILVSLVSKDSSMLDGLEDASTEMNEAKARLHEIIISNTKEKDTEGSAEFPWMVDGAGLPVNASQLLPKMAKLTKEVTAQVKLLAEGEDEKLALTSSFSKYDQAKALGKTTIDVARIAAGLPCGSESFLLMFARWRKLERDLYNERKDRFDITQIPDVYDSCKYDLLHNAHLDLEGLKELFKVAQTLADGVIPNEYGINPKQKLKIGSKIARRLLGKILIDLRNTREEAISVAEPKFIEDEAIFLPTKEAEHQQKIHVRNEDGRRSSSTSEKSLDQEDEDDRETKYRLDPKYANVRTPERHVRTRLYFTSESHIHSLMNVLRYCNLDECLQGEDSLVCQSALDRLHRTKELDYMSNIVLRMFENIEVPLEDEKRFRIEMTFSRGADLSPLEDKASESSSLLQEHTLPIMGPERLQEVGSCLTMDKFEKMVRPFAMPPEDFPPAAPPQALGYFTKGAGVLERLASLWPFHKGAGATNGK, encoded by the exons ATGGTGGTAATGGAGGGTAATGGCGGCGCCGGCAAGATCACCATTGGCGTCTGCGTCATGGAGAAGAAG GTGTTCTCTTCTCCAATGGAGCAGATTCTCGAGCGGCTCCGCGCGTTTGGAGAATTCGAG ATAATAATATTTGGAGATAAGGTTATTCTTGACGATCCTATTGAGAT TTGGCCAAACTGTGATTGCTTGATTGCCTTCTATTCCTCCGGTTTTCCTCTACAAAAGGTTCAAGCTTATGCTGCTTTGAGAAG GCCGTTTTTAGTCAATGAATTGGAGCCACAATACCTCCTTCATGACCGCAGAAAAGTGTATGAG CATCTAGAGAAGTATGGAATTCCTGTGCCCAATTATGCTCTTGTCAATAGGGAATATCCATACCAAGAGCTAGACTACTTCATTGAGCAAGAAGATTTTGTTGAGGTTCATGGAAAACGATTTTTGAAGCCTTTCGTGGAGAAACCTGTCAATG GGGATGATCACCGAATAATGATATATTATCCAAGTTCTGCTGGGGGTGGAATGAAGGAATTATTCCGAAAG GTTGGTAACCGTTCTAGTGAATTCCACCCTGATGTTAGGAGAGTGAGGCGTGAAGGATCTTACATATATGAGGAATTCATGCCTACTGGTGGCACCGATGTTAAA GTTTATACTGTTGGCCCAGGATATGCACATGCTGAGGCACGGAAATCTCCAGTTGTTGATGGTGTTGTTATGAGGAACCCTGATGGAAAAGAA GTACGATACCCTGTACTTTTGACCCCTATGGAGAAACAAATGGCAAGAGATGTCTGCAGTGCTTTTAAACAGATG GTATGTGGTTTTGATCTATTAAGGTCTGATGGGAGATCGTATGTCTGTGATGTCAATGGATGGAGCTTTGTAAAGAACTCATACAA GTATTATGATGATGCTGCTTGCATCTTGAGAAAAATATTTCTTGATGCTAAAGCTCCTCACCTTTCATCAACCATACCTCCAACTCTTCCTTGGAAATCTGAACCTGTTCAGCCCACTGAAGGTCTTACACGACAGGGTAGTGGAATAATTGGCACATTTGGGCAGTCAGAAGAACTACGCTGTGTAATTGTTGTGATACGCCA TGGTGATCGGACACCAAAACAGAAGGTGAAATTGAAAGTTACAGAGGAAAAGCTCCTGAATTTGATGTTGAAGTACAATGGTGGAAAGCCAAGAGCTGAG ACGAAACTGAAAAGCGCCATACAATTACAAGACTTGCTAGATGCTACAAGACAACTTGTACCACCAACTAG GTCTGGTCGGGAGAGTGATAGTGATGCTGAAGATATCGAGCATGTTGAAAAACTTCGACAAGTCAAAGCAGTACTGGAGGAG GGCGGGCATTTCTCGGGCATTTATAGGAAAGTGCAGCTAAAGCCACTGAAATGGATAAAAGTTCCAAAGCGCAATGGTGATGGTCAAGAGGAACGACCAATTGAAGCCCTGATGATTCTGAAATATGGTGGTGTACTCACTCATGCTGGGAGAAAGCAG GCAGAGGAGTTGGGAAGGTTTTTCAGAAACAACATATATCCAG GTGAAGGAACTGGTTTGCTTCGTCTCCATAGCACGTACAGACATGatttaaaaatatatagttCAGACGAAGGCCGTGTACAG ATGTCTGCAGCAGCATTTGCAAAAGGCCTTCTTGATTTGGAAGGGCAGCTGACTCCAATACTG GTATCTCTAGTAAGTAAAGACTCCTCCATGCTAGATGGACTGGAAGATGCGAGCACCGAGATGAATGAAGCAAAG GCTAGGTTGCATGAGATTATCATTTCGAATACTAAAGAAAAGGACACTGAAGGGTCAGCAGAATTTCCGTGGATGGTTGATGGTGCAGGATTGCCTGTAAATGCTTCCCAACTCCTGCCAAAGATG GCCAAGTTGACAAAAGAAGTAACTGCACAAGTCAAGCTACTCGCTGAAGGTGAAGATGAAAAGCTTGCATTGACAAGCTCATTTTCTAAATATGACCAAGCAAAAGCTCTTGGGAAGACAACTATTGATGTGGCTCGAATTGCTGCTGGGTTGCCTTGTGGTAGTGAAAGCTTCCTCTTGATGTTTGCCAGATGGAGAAAACTTGAGAGGGATTTATACAATGAAAGAAAAGA CCGTTTTGACATTACCCAGATCCCAGATGTATATGACTCCTGCAA ATATGACCTTTTGCATAATGCTCATCTTGATCTTGAGGGTTTGAAAGAGCTCTTCAAAGTTGCCCAA ACACTTGCTGATGGTGTCATTCCAAATGAGTATGGGATCAACCCAAAGCAAAAACTAAAAATTGGTTCAAAG ataGCACGCCGTTTATTGGGAAAAATCCTAATTGATCTACGCAACACTCGTGAAGAAGCTATCAGTGTTGCTGAACCAAAATTTATTGAAGACGAAGCTATATTCCTACCAACAAAAGAAGCAGAACACCAGCAAAAGATTCATGTTAGAAATGAGGATGGAAGAAGATCTAGTTCTACTAGTGAGAAGTCATTGGAccaggaagatgaagatgatagaGAAACTAAATATCGCCTAGATCCTAA GTATGCCAATGTGAGGACACCTGAGCGTCATGTCCGCACAAGGCTTTACTTCACATCG GAATCTCATATACACTCCTTAATGAATGTCCTTCGCTACTGCAATTTGGACGAATGTCTACAAGGAGAAGATAGCCTTGTCTGCCAAAGTGCTTTGGACCGTCTACATAGAACTAAGGAGCTTGACTACATGAGTAATATTGTGCTTAGAATGTTTGAAAACATAGAG GTTCCATTAGAAGATGAGAAAAGGTTCCGGATTGAAATGACATTCAGTCGTGGTGCTGATCTCAGTCCCCTAGAG GACAAGGCCAGCGAAAGTTCTTCCTTGCTCCAGGAGCACACCCTGCCAATAATGGGACCCGAGAGACTACAGGAAGTTGGGTCCTGCTTGACGATGGACAAGTTTGAGAAAATGGTGCGGCCATTTGCCATGCCTCCGGAGGATTTCCCCCCTGCTGCTCCCCCACAGGCCTTGGGCTACTTCACAAAAGGTGCTGGAGTGCTTGAAAGGTTGGCTAGCCTCTGGCCTTTCCACAAGGGTGCAGGCGCAACTAATGGAAAATAG
- the LOC101778915 gene encoding inositol hexakisphosphate and diphosphoinositol-pentakisphosphate kinase VIP2 isoform X1, with protein sequence MVVMEGNGGAGKITIGVCVMEKKRIRLDFQRVFSSPMEQILERLRAFGEFEIIIFGDKVILDDPIEIWPNCDCLIAFYSSGFPLQKVQAYAALRRPFLVNELEPQYLLHDRRKVYEHLEKYGIPVPNYALVNREYPYQELDYFIEQEDFVEVHGKRFLKPFVEKPVNGDDHRIMIYYPSSAGGGMKELFRKVGNRSSEFHPDVRRVRREGSYIYEEFMPTGGTDVKVYTVGPGYAHAEARKSPVVDGVVMRNPDGKEVRYPVLLTPMEKQMARDVCSAFKQMVCGFDLLRSDGRSYVCDVNGWSFVKNSYKYYDDAACILRKIFLDAKAPHLSSTIPPTLPWKSEPVQPTEGLTRQGSGIIGTFGQSEELRCVIVVIRHGDRTPKQKVKLKVTEEKLLNLMLKYNGGKPRAETKLKSAIQLQDLLDATRQLVPPTRSGRESDSDAEDIEHVEKLRQVKAVLEEGGHFSGIYRKVQLKPLKWIKVPKRNGDGQEERPIEALMILKYGGVLTHAGRKQAEELGRFFRNNIYPGEGTGLLRLHSTYRHDLKIYSSDEGRVQMSAAAFAKGLLDLEGQLTPILVSLVSKDSSMLDGLEDASTEMNEAKARLHEIIISNTKEKDTEGSAEFPWMVDGAGLPVNASQLLPKMAKLTKEVTAQVKLLAEGEDEKLALTSSFSKYDQAKALGKTTIDVARIAAGLPCGSESFLLMFARWRKLERDLYNERKDRFDITQIPDVYDSCKYDLLHNAHLDLEGLKELFKVAQTLADGVIPNEYGINPKQKLKIGSKIARRLLGKILIDLRNTREEAISVAEPKFIEDEAIFLPTKEAEHQQKIHVRNEDGRRSSSTSEKSLDQEDEDDRETKYRLDPKYANVRTPERHVRTRLYFTSESHIHSLMNVLRYCNLDECLQGEDSLVCQSALDRLHRTKELDYMSNIVLRMFENIEVPLEDEKRFRIEMTFSRGADLSPLEDKASESSSLLQEHTLPIMGPERLQEVGSCLTMDKFEKMVRPFAMPPEDFPPAAPPQALGYFTKGAGVLERLASLWPFHKGAGATNGK encoded by the exons ATGGTGGTAATGGAGGGTAATGGCGGCGCCGGCAAGATCACCATTGGCGTCTGCGTCATGGAGAAGAAG CGCATACGTCTCGATTTCCAGCGC GTGTTCTCTTCTCCAATGGAGCAGATTCTCGAGCGGCTCCGCGCGTTTGGAGAATTCGAG ATAATAATATTTGGAGATAAGGTTATTCTTGACGATCCTATTGAGAT TTGGCCAAACTGTGATTGCTTGATTGCCTTCTATTCCTCCGGTTTTCCTCTACAAAAGGTTCAAGCTTATGCTGCTTTGAGAAG GCCGTTTTTAGTCAATGAATTGGAGCCACAATACCTCCTTCATGACCGCAGAAAAGTGTATGAG CATCTAGAGAAGTATGGAATTCCTGTGCCCAATTATGCTCTTGTCAATAGGGAATATCCATACCAAGAGCTAGACTACTTCATTGAGCAAGAAGATTTTGTTGAGGTTCATGGAAAACGATTTTTGAAGCCTTTCGTGGAGAAACCTGTCAATG GGGATGATCACCGAATAATGATATATTATCCAAGTTCTGCTGGGGGTGGAATGAAGGAATTATTCCGAAAG GTTGGTAACCGTTCTAGTGAATTCCACCCTGATGTTAGGAGAGTGAGGCGTGAAGGATCTTACATATATGAGGAATTCATGCCTACTGGTGGCACCGATGTTAAA GTTTATACTGTTGGCCCAGGATATGCACATGCTGAGGCACGGAAATCTCCAGTTGTTGATGGTGTTGTTATGAGGAACCCTGATGGAAAAGAA GTACGATACCCTGTACTTTTGACCCCTATGGAGAAACAAATGGCAAGAGATGTCTGCAGTGCTTTTAAACAGATG GTATGTGGTTTTGATCTATTAAGGTCTGATGGGAGATCGTATGTCTGTGATGTCAATGGATGGAGCTTTGTAAAGAACTCATACAA GTATTATGATGATGCTGCTTGCATCTTGAGAAAAATATTTCTTGATGCTAAAGCTCCTCACCTTTCATCAACCATACCTCCAACTCTTCCTTGGAAATCTGAACCTGTTCAGCCCACTGAAGGTCTTACACGACAGGGTAGTGGAATAATTGGCACATTTGGGCAGTCAGAAGAACTACGCTGTGTAATTGTTGTGATACGCCA TGGTGATCGGACACCAAAACAGAAGGTGAAATTGAAAGTTACAGAGGAAAAGCTCCTGAATTTGATGTTGAAGTACAATGGTGGAAAGCCAAGAGCTGAG ACGAAACTGAAAAGCGCCATACAATTACAAGACTTGCTAGATGCTACAAGACAACTTGTACCACCAACTAG GTCTGGTCGGGAGAGTGATAGTGATGCTGAAGATATCGAGCATGTTGAAAAACTTCGACAAGTCAAAGCAGTACTGGAGGAG GGCGGGCATTTCTCGGGCATTTATAGGAAAGTGCAGCTAAAGCCACTGAAATGGATAAAAGTTCCAAAGCGCAATGGTGATGGTCAAGAGGAACGACCAATTGAAGCCCTGATGATTCTGAAATATGGTGGTGTACTCACTCATGCTGGGAGAAAGCAG GCAGAGGAGTTGGGAAGGTTTTTCAGAAACAACATATATCCAG GTGAAGGAACTGGTTTGCTTCGTCTCCATAGCACGTACAGACATGatttaaaaatatatagttCAGACGAAGGCCGTGTACAG ATGTCTGCAGCAGCATTTGCAAAAGGCCTTCTTGATTTGGAAGGGCAGCTGACTCCAATACTG GTATCTCTAGTAAGTAAAGACTCCTCCATGCTAGATGGACTGGAAGATGCGAGCACCGAGATGAATGAAGCAAAG GCTAGGTTGCATGAGATTATCATTTCGAATACTAAAGAAAAGGACACTGAAGGGTCAGCAGAATTTCCGTGGATGGTTGATGGTGCAGGATTGCCTGTAAATGCTTCCCAACTCCTGCCAAAGATG GCCAAGTTGACAAAAGAAGTAACTGCACAAGTCAAGCTACTCGCTGAAGGTGAAGATGAAAAGCTTGCATTGACAAGCTCATTTTCTAAATATGACCAAGCAAAAGCTCTTGGGAAGACAACTATTGATGTGGCTCGAATTGCTGCTGGGTTGCCTTGTGGTAGTGAAAGCTTCCTCTTGATGTTTGCCAGATGGAGAAAACTTGAGAGGGATTTATACAATGAAAGAAAAGA CCGTTTTGACATTACCCAGATCCCAGATGTATATGACTCCTGCAA ATATGACCTTTTGCATAATGCTCATCTTGATCTTGAGGGTTTGAAAGAGCTCTTCAAAGTTGCCCAA ACACTTGCTGATGGTGTCATTCCAAATGAGTATGGGATCAACCCAAAGCAAAAACTAAAAATTGGTTCAAAG ataGCACGCCGTTTATTGGGAAAAATCCTAATTGATCTACGCAACACTCGTGAAGAAGCTATCAGTGTTGCTGAACCAAAATTTATTGAAGACGAAGCTATATTCCTACCAACAAAAGAAGCAGAACACCAGCAAAAGATTCATGTTAGAAATGAGGATGGAAGAAGATCTAGTTCTACTAGTGAGAAGTCATTGGAccaggaagatgaagatgatagaGAAACTAAATATCGCCTAGATCCTAA GTATGCCAATGTGAGGACACCTGAGCGTCATGTCCGCACAAGGCTTTACTTCACATCG GAATCTCATATACACTCCTTAATGAATGTCCTTCGCTACTGCAATTTGGACGAATGTCTACAAGGAGAAGATAGCCTTGTCTGCCAAAGTGCTTTGGACCGTCTACATAGAACTAAGGAGCTTGACTACATGAGTAATATTGTGCTTAGAATGTTTGAAAACATAGAG GTTCCATTAGAAGATGAGAAAAGGTTCCGGATTGAAATGACATTCAGTCGTGGTGCTGATCTCAGTCCCCTAGAG GACAAGGCCAGCGAAAGTTCTTCCTTGCTCCAGGAGCACACCCTGCCAATAATGGGACCCGAGAGACTACAGGAAGTTGGGTCCTGCTTGACGATGGACAAGTTTGAGAAAATGGTGCGGCCATTTGCCATGCCTCCGGAGGATTTCCCCCCTGCTGCTCCCCCACAGGCCTTGGGCTACTTCACAAAAGGTGCTGGAGTGCTTGAAAGGTTGGCTAGCCTCTGGCCTTTCCACAAGGGTGCAGGCGCAACTAATGGAAAATAG